Proteins co-encoded in one Blastocatellia bacterium genomic window:
- a CDS encoding aldo/keto reductase — protein sequence MTELYATEVGTARYRARFDGLVADGHFRRQRGLWLSSIGLGTYLGEADEATDARYHDAVVHAVQLGCNVIDSAINYRFQRSERAIGQALRTLFSQGQAKRDELIISTKGGYIPFDGAPPPDLRRYFQETFFDTGIITPSDLAGGGWHCLAPAYLQHQLEASRRNLGLACIDIYYLHNPEQQLGDVSRDEFHTRMRAAFELLEQCVNEGKIRLYGTATWNGYRQPPTAPDFLSLDQLLKIARDVAGVDHHFRVIQLPYNLGMTEAFGWRNQPCNGDFCSTLELAARHGMIVMASASILQGRLTRQLPADLQRALPSLETDAQRAIQFVRSTPGVTTALVGMSRVAHVQENLRTAQVAPAPLEDFMKLFVEESE from the coding sequence ATGACCGAATTATATGCGACAGAAGTCGGCACAGCCCGCTATCGGGCGCGGTTCGATGGGCTTGTTGCCGATGGCCACTTTCGTCGTCAGCGTGGGCTGTGGCTTTCATCCATTGGTCTGGGGACGTATCTTGGCGAGGCGGATGAAGCTACGGATGCGCGCTATCATGACGCGGTTGTGCACGCTGTGCAGTTAGGTTGTAACGTGATTGACTCGGCGATCAATTACCGGTTCCAACGCAGCGAGCGCGCGATCGGTCAAGCACTGCGAACATTGTTTAGTCAAGGGCAGGCAAAACGAGACGAGCTCATCATCTCGACGAAGGGCGGGTACATTCCGTTTGACGGCGCGCCGCCGCCCGACCTGCGACGCTATTTTCAAGAGACCTTTTTTGACACGGGGATCATCACGCCGAGCGATTTAGCCGGCGGCGGCTGGCATTGTTTGGCGCCGGCCTACTTGCAACATCAGCTCGAAGCGAGCCGGCGCAATCTGGGGCTTGCGTGCATTGACATTTATTATCTGCACAACCCTGAACAGCAGCTTGGCGACGTCTCGCGCGATGAATTTCACACTCGCATGCGTGCTGCGTTCGAGTTGCTAGAACAATGTGTCAACGAAGGAAAAATCCGCTTGTATGGCACAGCTACGTGGAATGGGTATCGCCAGCCGCCGACAGCGCCGGATTTTCTCTCGCTCGATCAATTATTGAAAATTGCCCGCGATGTGGCCGGCGTTGACCATCACTTTCGCGTCATTCAATTGCCGTACAATTTGGGCATGACGGAGGCATTTGGCTGGCGCAATCAGCCGTGCAATGGCGACTTCTGTTCAACATTGGAATTGGCGGCTCGGCATGGGATGATCGTCATGGCCAGCGCTTCGATTTTGCAAGGACGGTTGACGCGCCAGTTGCCGGCTGACCTTCAGCGGGCGCTGCCCTCATTGGAGACGGATGCGCAGCGGGCGATTCAATTCGTTCGCTCAACGCCGGGTGTAACAACGGCGCTGGTTGGCATGAGCCGCGTGGCGCATGTTCAGGAAAATCTCAGGACGGCTCAAGTCGCGCCGGCTCCTTTGGAGGACTTCATGAAATTGTTTGTGGAGGAATCGGAGTGA
- a CDS encoding DegQ family serine endoprotease: MGSIGFRSRRWAIALGGAVMLAVGILAGTVMTAYTSWNPFHQKDEQKVPIYVATNTPGLVGNLSLEEGLAPLARAVRQSVVSISLTKVVRGQPIHPFMDDPFFRRFFGDDFEPFQPRQRREAGLGSGVIISPDGYILTNNHVVEGASEVKVTLADKREMTAKIIGTDAPTDVAVIKIDAKDLPAMPLGDSRNLQVGEFVLAVGNPFGLGHTVTFGIISATGRGNLNIADYGDFIQTDAAINPGNSGGALVNMRGQLIGINTAIKTSGFAQGNIGIGFAIPIHMARDIMDQLLRTGSVVRGYLGLLPQDVTPAIAEQFGLKSPKGALVASVTEGTPAAQSGIQNGDVIVEYNGRPVEDANSLRNMVAETAPGTSVKIKLLRDGSERTVTVKVGTRPGQQQARTGQDLNRENALSGIRVEELTPTLRRQLNLPASVNGVVVTDVDPESSAADEEIVRGHIIQEINRRPIRSVADFQAAAAQAGNKNVLVLVYDPRSTVSRYVVLKPRQ, from the coding sequence ATGGGATCAATTGGTTTTCGTTCGCGTCGGTGGGCGATAGCCCTTGGCGGCGCGGTGATGTTGGCCGTGGGGATTTTGGCCGGCACAGTGATGACAGCTTATACATCATGGAATCCGTTCCATCAAAAGGACGAGCAAAAAGTGCCCATTTATGTGGCGACCAACACGCCTGGCTTAGTTGGTAACCTTTCGCTTGAAGAGGGACTGGCGCCGCTGGCTCGCGCCGTGCGCCAGAGCGTTGTCAGCATCTCTTTGACAAAGGTGGTCAGAGGACAACCGATCCATCCGTTCATGGATGATCCATTCTTCCGGCGTTTTTTTGGCGACGATTTTGAACCATTTCAGCCACGCCAACGACGAGAAGCTGGGCTTGGCTCCGGTGTTATTATTAGCCCAGATGGCTACATCTTAACGAATAACCACGTTGTCGAGGGCGCCAGCGAAGTCAAAGTAACCCTTGCCGACAAGCGTGAGATGACTGCTAAGATCATCGGCACCGATGCGCCTACCGATGTGGCTGTGATCAAAATTGATGCCAAGGATTTACCAGCGATGCCGTTGGGAGATTCGCGAAATTTGCAGGTCGGCGAGTTTGTATTGGCGGTCGGCAATCCCTTTGGCCTTGGCCATACGGTTACATTCGGCATTATCAGCGCGACAGGTCGTGGCAACCTGAATATTGCTGATTATGGCGACTTCATTCAGACGGATGCAGCGATCAATCCCGGCAACTCCGGCGGCGCGCTGGTAAATATGCGTGGACAATTGATCGGTATCAACACGGCGATTAAGACCAGCGGATTTGCGCAGGGCAATATCGGCATCGGTTTTGCCATCCCGATTCACATGGCGCGTGACATTATGGACCAGCTCTTGCGAACGGGCAGCGTAGTTCGCGGTTACCTAGGGTTATTGCCTCAAGACGTGACGCCGGCCATCGCTGAGCAGTTTGGGTTGAAGAGTCCCAAGGGAGCGTTGGTGGCCAGTGTCACCGAGGGCACGCCGGCTGCCCAGAGTGGCATCCAGAATGGCGACGTCATTGTTGAGTACAACGGTCGTCCCGTCGAGGACGCCAACTCGTTGCGCAACATGGTGGCCGAAACGGCTCCTGGCACCAGCGTCAAGATTAAGCTGCTCAGAGATGGCAGTGAGCGGACTGTCACCGTCAAAGTCGGGACACGTCCGGGTCAACAACAAGCGCGGACCGGTCAAGACCTGAACCGCGAGAATGCGCTCAGCGGCATCCGGGTCGAAGAGTTGACACCGACGCTGCGCCGACAATTGAATCTGCCAGCCAGCGTCAACGGTGTGGTTGTAACGGACGTTGACCCTGAAAGCAGTGCGGCGGATGAAGAGATCGTGCGAGGCCACATTATTCAGGAAATCAACCGCCGGCCGATTCGCAGCGTCGCTGATTTCCAAGCTGCGGCAGCGCAAGCTGGCAATAAAAATGTGTTGGTTTTGGTTTATGATCCCCGTTCGACCGTTTCGCGGTACGTTGTGTTGAAACCGCGTCAGTAA
- a CDS encoding glycosyltransferase family 2 protein, translating to MKKPSVSTVIPVYNEQESLEELHRRLRSILEQVSSGYECIYVDDGSRDRSYQVLQNIRREHPGVRLIRFRRNFGKSAALAAGFAVARYEIVITLDADLQDLPEEIPKLLARLEEGYDLVSGWRYQRHDPWSKRLASKIYNLTTAFMTGVRLHDFNCGFKAYRRAVLDELRVYGEQHRYIPVLASYRGFRNGEVKVEHAPRRYGRSKFGWDRFFGGFFSLLTVILLTRYTNRPLHFFGIVGLVTASVGLLINGYLALERLLFRKWLSDRPLLLLGTLLLIIGVQFVFFGLLGEMIAATYRRERDYSIVESAVDTESTCDAIAAAAPSESDGAPSTPSWRANSTTQR from the coding sequence ATGAAAAAGCCGAGCGTTTCGACTGTTATCCCTGTCTATAACGAGCAAGAAAGCCTCGAAGAGTTGCATCGGCGGCTTCGTTCGATCTTGGAGCAAGTTAGCTCCGGCTACGAATGCATTTACGTGGATGACGGCAGTCGTGACCGCTCATATCAAGTCCTACAAAACATCCGTCGTGAGCATCCCGGTGTTCGGTTGATACGGTTTCGGCGGAATTTCGGTAAATCGGCGGCGCTGGCTGCTGGATTCGCAGTAGCGCGTTACGAGATCGTCATTACGCTGGATGCGGATTTGCAGGACCTGCCGGAAGAGATTCCAAAGCTCTTAGCGCGATTGGAAGAGGGCTATGATTTAGTTTCCGGCTGGCGTTATCAGCGTCATGATCCGTGGTCCAAGCGCTTGGCCTCGAAAATCTATAACCTGACGACAGCATTCATGACCGGCGTGCGATTGCATGATTTCAATTGTGGCTTCAAGGCATATCGGCGGGCGGTATTGGACGAATTGCGCGTTTATGGCGAGCAGCACCGCTATATACCGGTTTTGGCCAGCTATCGCGGCTTCCGCAATGGCGAAGTCAAGGTTGAGCATGCGCCGCGCCGCTATGGTCGTTCAAAGTTCGGATGGGACCGGTTCTTCGGTGGCTTCTTTTCGTTACTGACGGTGATTTTGCTGACCCGCTATACAAATCGGCCGCTTCATTTCTTCGGCATCGTTGGTCTTGTGACGGCCTCCGTTGGGTTGTTGATTAACGGCTATTTGGCTCTGGAGCGGTTGTTGTTCAGGAAATGGCTGAGTGATCGTCCGCTGCTGCTGCTAGGCACGTTGCTGCTGATTATTGGAGTGCAATTTGTCTTCTTCGGATTACTAGGAGAGATGATTGCTGCGACTTATCGCCGCGAGCGGGACTATTCGATTGTTGAATCGGCAGTAGATACTGAGTCTACCTGTGACGCTATTGCAGCCGCTGCGCCGAGTGAGTCTGATGGCGCACCATCCACACCTTCATGGCGAGCCAATAGCACCACGCAGCGGTGA
- the alaC gene encoding alanine transaminase yields the protein MMEFNRIKRLPPYVFAVMNELKMQARHAGEDIIDLSMGNPDQPTPAPIVDKLIKAATNPRNHRYSASRGIYKLRLAITDWYRRRFQVELDPETEAIVTLGSKEGIAHLVLAMIDRGDVVLCPDPTYPIHQYSVVIAGGDLRSVPLLPGVDFFANLEEAYRQTWPKPKLLIINFPHNPTTEVVELDFFRRVVDFAKQYELLVIHDLAYADLCFDGYRAPSMMQIPEARHIGVEFFSLSKSYNMPGWRVGFCVGNREMIAALARIKSYLDYGLFQPIQIAAIHALNGPQQVVQEICAMYQRRRDVLVEGLERIGWPIAKPRATMFAWGKIPPAFADMGSLEFAKFLLREAKVAVSPGIGFGAYGDAYVRFALIENEQRIRQAVRGIKQALVRPSAEARRAGSTIKQQRP from the coding sequence GTGATGGAATTCAATCGTATAAAACGGCTACCCCCGTATGTTTTTGCTGTGATGAATGAACTGAAAATGCAGGCGCGGCATGCCGGTGAAGACATTATTGACTTGAGCATGGGCAATCCTGATCAACCAACGCCAGCGCCGATTGTGGACAAACTGATCAAGGCAGCCACCAATCCACGCAATCATCGGTACTCAGCCTCGCGTGGCATTTACAAACTTCGGCTGGCCATTACTGATTGGTATCGCCGACGGTTTCAGGTCGAGTTGGACCCTGAAACCGAAGCGATTGTGACGCTTGGTTCCAAGGAAGGCATCGCCCACCTAGTGCTGGCCATGATTGATCGAGGTGATGTTGTGCTGTGTCCGGACCCAACGTATCCGATTCATCAGTATTCGGTCGTCATCGCTGGTGGCGATTTGCGCAGCGTGCCATTATTGCCGGGCGTGGATTTCTTCGCCAATCTGGAAGAGGCCTACCGGCAGACGTGGCCCAAACCGAAGCTCCTCATTATCAATTTTCCTCATAATCCGACAACCGAGGTGGTTGAGCTCGATTTCTTCCGCCGCGTGGTGGATTTTGCCAAGCAGTATGAGTTGCTGGTGATTCACGATCTGGCGTATGCCGACTTATGCTTCGATGGCTATCGCGCGCCAAGCATGATGCAGATTCCCGAAGCGCGGCACATCGGCGTGGAGTTCTTTTCGCTCTCTAAAAGCTACAATATGCCCGGCTGGCGTGTTGGATTTTGCGTCGGCAACCGAGAGATGATCGCTGCCTTGGCGCGGATCAAGAGCTATCTGGATTATGGCCTCTTTCAACCGATTCAGATTGCGGCGATACATGCGTTGAACGGGCCGCAACAGGTTGTTCAGGAGATTTGCGCCATGTATCAGCGTCGTCGCGATGTGCTAGTTGAAGGCCTCGAGCGCATCGGCTGGCCGATTGCCAAGCCGCGCGCCACCATGTTTGCCTGGGGCAAGATTCCGCCGGCGTTCGCCGATATGGGATCATTAGAATTTGCCAAATTCCTTTTACGCGAAGCGAAGGTGGCCGTCTCGCCTGGCATCGGCTTTGGCGCCTATGGCGACGCCTACGTGCGGTTCGCGTTGATCGAGAACGAACAGCGCATCCGTCAGGCGGTGCGCGGTATCAAGCAAGCGTTGGTCCGGCCGTCTGCGGAAGCGCGTCGGGCCGGTTCAACAATCAAGCAACAGCGGCCTTGA
- the clpB gene encoding ATP-dependent chaperone ClpB, giving the protein MDINRFTEKLQEAFGRAQAIAARYSHQQIDVEHLLLALLQQEGGLASILLERTGIRPAVVSQALEQALARLPKVSGPAAGPEQIYITSRLNRMMAEAEDEAKRLNDEYVSIEHVLLRILEEGRKGTAGRILLELGLTRDKLMNVLREVRGSQRVTSPTPEATYQALERYGRDLTRLAAQGKVDPVIGRDEEIRRVIQVLSRRTKNNPVLIGDPGVGKTAIVEGLAQRIIRGDVPEGLKNRRVVALDMGALIAGAKYRGEFEERLKAVLKEIQESQGDIILFIDELHTVVGAGRAEGSNTDASNLLKPMLARGELHCIGATTLDEYRKYIEKDKALERRFQPILVDEPSVEDTISILRGLRERYEVHHGVRIKDAALVAAAVLSHRYITDRFLPDKAIDLVDEAAARLRTEIDSMPLELDEATRRIMQLEIERQGLRKETDEVSRERLRKLEEELAELRLQADDIKAQWEEEKKIIAQLRETQQQIEETKILIEQAEREYDLSRAAELKYGKLVELTNQMKRVQQQLDELARQRGRARLIKEEVDEEDIAQVVSRWTGVPVSKLLEGELQKLLHLDEQLHRRVVGQDEAVQAVAEAVLRARSGLKDPNRPIGSFIFLGPTGVGKTELGRALAEALFDDERAMVRLDMSEYMEKHTVARLIGAPPGYVGYEEGGQLTEAVRRKPYSVILFDEIEKAHADVFNILLQILDDGRLTDSHGRTVDFKNTIIIMTSNIGSHLILEYRGGVDEASYQRMKETVLGELRHYFRPEFLNRVDEIVVFHALSEVHLKQIVEIQLQRLQLRLNERHIELVLTDAAKAHVARVGYDPVYGARPLKRAIQREIETPLARLILQGQIQDHSTVVVDAEDGKLVFKPEAKTAAVSS; this is encoded by the coding sequence ATGGACATCAATCGGTTTACAGAGAAACTTCAGGAGGCGTTTGGCAGGGCGCAAGCCATTGCAGCTCGTTACAGCCACCAGCAGATTGACGTTGAACATTTATTACTGGCTTTACTTCAGCAGGAGGGAGGGCTGGCCTCAATCCTCTTGGAGAGGACAGGCATCAGGCCGGCGGTTGTGAGCCAGGCGTTGGAGCAAGCATTAGCTCGGTTACCTAAGGTCAGCGGGCCTGCTGCTGGACCGGAGCAAATTTATATCACATCGCGGCTAAATCGCATGATGGCCGAGGCTGAGGATGAAGCCAAGCGGCTCAATGATGAGTACGTCAGCATTGAGCATGTGCTGTTGAGGATTCTTGAAGAGGGGCGGAAAGGGACGGCTGGAAGGATTTTGCTGGAATTGGGATTGACGCGGGACAAGCTGATGAATGTGTTGCGCGAGGTTCGCGGTTCCCAGCGTGTGACCAGTCCCACGCCGGAAGCCACGTATCAAGCCCTTGAGCGTTATGGACGCGACCTGACTAGGTTAGCTGCGCAGGGCAAAGTTGATCCGGTGATCGGTCGTGATGAGGAAATTCGTCGGGTCATTCAGGTTCTGTCTCGGCGAACTAAGAACAACCCGGTCTTGATTGGCGATCCGGGTGTCGGGAAAACGGCGATTGTTGAAGGGCTGGCGCAGCGCATCATTCGCGGTGATGTGCCTGAAGGCTTGAAGAATCGGCGCGTGGTAGCCCTTGATATGGGGGCGCTCATTGCCGGCGCCAAATATCGAGGCGAGTTTGAAGAGCGGTTGAAAGCCGTGCTCAAAGAGATTCAAGAGTCGCAAGGCGACATTATCCTGTTCATTGACGAGCTACACACAGTGGTCGGGGCAGGCCGCGCCGAGGGTTCTAACACCGACGCCAGTAATCTGCTCAAGCCGATGCTGGCGCGGGGCGAATTGCATTGCATCGGCGCGACCACGTTGGATGAGTACCGGAAGTATATCGAAAAAGACAAAGCGTTGGAGCGCCGGTTCCAACCGATCTTGGTTGATGAGCCTTCGGTCGAGGACACGATTTCGATTCTGCGCGGCTTGCGCGAACGGTACGAAGTGCATCATGGCGTTCGCATCAAAGATGCCGCGTTGGTGGCGGCAGCGGTGTTAAGTCATCGGTACATCACCGACCGTTTCTTGCCGGACAAGGCCATTGATTTAGTTGATGAGGCGGCGGCGCGGTTGCGCACCGAGATTGATTCAATGCCGCTTGAACTGGATGAAGCGACGCGGCGCATCATGCAATTGGAAATCGAGCGTCAGGGATTGCGGAAGGAAACTGACGAGGTGTCGCGTGAGCGGCTGCGCAAGTTGGAAGAGGAACTGGCCGAGCTTCGCCTGCAAGCCGACGACATCAAGGCCCAATGGGAAGAGGAGAAAAAGATCATCGCGCAACTGCGGGAGACCCAGCAGCAGATTGAAGAGACAAAGATTTTAATTGAGCAGGCAGAGCGAGAGTATGATTTGAGTCGAGCGGCTGAGTTGAAGTATGGCAAGCTGGTTGAGTTGACAAATCAAATGAAGCGTGTTCAGCAGCAACTGGATGAACTGGCTCGTCAGCGTGGCCGCGCGCGATTGATTAAAGAGGAAGTGGACGAGGAAGACATTGCGCAGGTGGTCAGTCGGTGGACGGGCGTGCCGGTCAGTAAATTACTGGAAGGTGAATTACAAAAGCTGTTGCACTTGGATGAGCAATTACACCGGCGGGTCGTCGGGCAGGACGAAGCCGTTCAGGCGGTAGCGGAGGCCGTCTTGCGTGCACGGTCTGGATTGAAAGACCCGAATCGTCCGATTGGCAGTTTCATATTTCTTGGGCCGACCGGCGTTGGCAAAACCGAGTTAGGCCGCGCCCTGGCCGAGGCGCTGTTTGACGACGAGCGGGCGATGGTTCGGCTTGACATGTCTGAGTATATGGAGAAGCACACGGTCGCTCGGCTCATCGGCGCGCCGCCCGGTTATGTCGGTTACGAGGAGGGCGGGCAGTTGACGGAAGCTGTACGGCGAAAGCCATATTCGGTCATTTTGTTTGACGAAATCGAAAAGGCTCATGCGGACGTGTTCAATATCCTGTTGCAGATTTTAGACGACGGTCGGCTCACTGACAGTCACGGTCGGACAGTTGATTTCAAGAACACGATCATTATCATGACGTCCAACATCGGTAGCCACCTGATTTTGGAGTATCGTGGCGGCGTTGATGAAGCCAGTTATCAGCGGATGAAGGAAACCGTGCTCGGTGAATTGCGTCATTATTTTCGACCGGAGTTCCTCAATCGTGTTGACGAGATCGTTGTGTTTCATGCGCTGAGCGAAGTGCATTTGAAGCAGATTGTCGAGATTCAACTACAGCGGTTGCAGTTGCGACTGAATGAACGACACATTGAGTTAGTCTTGACGGATGCGGCCAAAGCGCATGTCGCGCGGGTTGGCTATGACCCGGTTTACGGCGCCCGGCCGCTCAAGCGAGCGATCCAACGAGAAATCGAGACGCCGCTTGCTCGGTTGATTTTGCAAGGTCAGATTCAGGACCATTCGACAGTCGTGGTAGATGCTGAGGACGGAAAACTCGTCTTCAAGCCTGAGGCGAAGACGGCAGCCGTTAGTAGTTAG
- the amrA gene encoding AmmeMemoRadiSam system protein A, translating to MSQQAEPISIVELARRAVELYVKERRVVSPPSPVVGQLAERAGVFVSIKTRNGELRGCIGTIAPEQDNIAEETIHNAIAAATQDPRFAPIQSQELADLVYSVDILSELEPVSDIGQLDPAVYGVVVEGEGGRRGLLLPRLKGIETAQQQVTIAMRKAKIPEGAPVKYFRFTVQRFDEKQLLDQRESA from the coding sequence TTGAGTCAGCAAGCTGAGCCGATAAGCATTGTCGAATTGGCCCGCCGGGCGGTTGAACTTTATGTCAAGGAGCGACGAGTCGTCAGCCCGCCATCTCCAGTCGTTGGCCAACTGGCCGAGCGCGCCGGCGTGTTTGTTTCTATCAAGACGCGCAACGGTGAGCTCAGAGGATGTATCGGAACAATTGCTCCTGAACAAGACAATATCGCTGAAGAAACCATTCACAATGCCATTGCAGCCGCTACGCAAGACCCACGATTTGCTCCGATACAATCGCAGGAGCTCGCCGATTTGGTTTATTCAGTTGACATACTCTCTGAGCTGGAGCCAGTTTCCGATATAGGTCAACTCGACCCGGCTGTGTATGGCGTGGTGGTTGAAGGTGAAGGTGGGCGCAGGGGACTACTCCTTCCTCGGTTAAAGGGAATTGAGACAGCGCAACAGCAGGTAACCATCGCCATGAGAAAAGCCAAGATTCCCGAAGGCGCCCCGGTTAAGTACTTTCGCTTTACTGTGCAACGATTTGATGAAAAGCAACTGCTTGATCAAAGGGAATCGGCTTGA
- the hisS gene encoding histidine--tRNA ligase — protein sequence MSTQRARLVEPRLLRGFRDYLPEQVIARQKMITTIRQVYERYGFVPLETPALEYTETLLGHYGEGSKQIFRFTDLEDNDVAMRFDLTVPLARVVAQYRDLPRPFRRYQVGPVWRFDKPDPGRFREFIQFDLDTVGSPSMAADAEILVGICDTMEALGINRFRVRCSNRKILNALLTFAGIEPERATQLFRVLDKLDRIGRQGVWEELTTGREDASGDVIPGLGLDVDAVTRIDEFLQLPAGNRAQVLDAVSELFRHVPDAGQGIGELRQIDEYLSALGIGSDKVVFDVTIARGLDYYTGPIFETQLLDAPEFGAVFSGGRYDGLVQRFLGEPIPATGASIGVDRLLAALLKLNVLELKPSTAQVLVTVFDPARLVEYQQITRQLRLAGLNAELYLGEERSIRKQLQYADRQKIPVAVIIGPDEFARDEVSIKDLMEGLRRQHEASDRSQWLKARFGQVTVPRARMVDVIREMLGSA from the coding sequence ATGAGCACGCAACGAGCAAGGTTAGTCGAACCTCGGTTACTGCGGGGTTTTCGCGATTATTTGCCGGAGCAGGTGATTGCTCGACAGAAGATGATAACGACGATTCGACAGGTGTACGAGCGCTATGGCTTCGTGCCGCTGGAGACGCCGGCGCTGGAGTACACTGAGACGCTGCTGGGGCACTACGGCGAAGGCAGCAAGCAGATTTTCCGATTCACTGATCTGGAAGATAATGATGTGGCCATGCGGTTTGATCTGACAGTGCCGCTGGCGCGCGTCGTAGCTCAATACCGGGACCTGCCTCGGCCATTCCGTCGCTATCAGGTTGGGCCGGTGTGGCGGTTTGACAAGCCCGATCCGGGCCGCTTCCGCGAGTTCATTCAGTTTGACCTCGACACGGTTGGATCGCCGTCCATGGCTGCGGACGCCGAGATTCTCGTAGGAATATGCGACACGATGGAAGCTCTCGGCATCAACCGTTTCCGCGTGCGGTGCAGCAATCGGAAAATCCTCAACGCGCTGCTCACATTTGCTGGCATCGAACCGGAGCGGGCTACGCAACTGTTTCGCGTGTTGGACAAGCTGGATCGGATTGGCCGTCAAGGCGTATGGGAAGAATTGACGACGGGCCGCGAAGATGCGTCGGGTGACGTGATTCCTGGGTTGGGGTTGGATGTGGACGCGGTCACGCGCATTGACGAATTTCTGCAACTACCGGCAGGAAACCGCGCGCAGGTCTTGGATGCAGTGAGTGAATTGTTCCGTCATGTGCCTGACGCCGGGCAAGGGATTGGTGAATTACGACAGATTGATGAGTACCTGTCGGCGCTTGGCATTGGCTCGGACAAGGTGGTGTTTGATGTGACGATTGCCCGAGGCCTTGATTACTACACAGGGCCGATCTTTGAAACGCAGTTGCTGGACGCTCCGGAGTTCGGCGCCGTATTCAGCGGCGGGCGCTATGATGGGTTGGTGCAGCGATTCCTCGGCGAACCGATTCCGGCCACCGGCGCCTCGATTGGTGTTGACCGCTTGCTGGCCGCGCTGCTGAAACTGAACGTGCTGGAGCTGAAGCCTTCGACAGCGCAGGTGCTGGTGACGGTCTTTGACCCAGCGCGTTTGGTTGAGTATCAGCAAATCACGCGCCAATTGCGGCTGGCCGGTCTCAATGCCGAATTATATCTGGGTGAGGAACGCAGCATTCGCAAGCAATTGCAGTATGCTGATCGGCAGAAGATTCCTGTGGCGGTCATCATCGGGCCTGATGAATTCGCGCGTGACGAGGTCTCCATTAAGGATTTGATGGAAGGCCTGCGTCGCCAGCACGAAGCGTCGGACCGCAGCCAATGGTTGAAGGCTCGCTTCGGTCAGGTCACTGTGCCGCGAGCCAGGATGGTAGATGTCATTCGAGAGATGCTTGGTTCGGCCTAG
- the proC gene encoding pyrroline-5-carboxylate reductase: protein MLRGKTMAVVGVGKLGEALVTGLLKQGDLRREDIAGSVAHESSVERVRQRLGIHVTLDNRELVRDRDIVLLAVKPQNMDKVARDIGEVVTSQQLIITVAASVTTTFVEQRMENPVPVVRAMPNTPCVLNAGMTALCAGLYARAEHLRVAEEIFRSVGETVLVDETLMDGVTGLSASGPAYVYVVIESLAEAGVKLGIPRDVSTLLAAQTMLGAARMVLESKAHPALLKDMVTTPAGCTIDGLLELEEGKLRVTLIKAVVKAAERARELVLTQNSK, encoded by the coding sequence ATGTTGAGAGGAAAAACAATGGCGGTTGTTGGCGTTGGTAAGCTGGGTGAGGCGCTGGTCACAGGCTTGCTCAAGCAAGGTGATCTGCGACGTGAGGATATTGCCGGCAGCGTCGCACACGAGTCATCGGTTGAGCGGGTGCGCCAGCGACTGGGCATTCACGTAACGCTGGACAATCGCGAGTTGGTTCGAGATCGTGATATTGTTCTGTTGGCCGTCAAGCCGCAGAATATGGATAAGGTCGCCCGCGACATTGGCGAGGTCGTCACCTCACAGCAATTGATCATCACGGTGGCGGCATCGGTGACCACGACCTTTGTTGAACAACGCATGGAAAATCCTGTGCCAGTTGTGCGCGCGATGCCCAACACGCCCTGTGTGCTCAATGCCGGGATGACGGCGCTGTGCGCCGGTCTCTACGCGCGCGCGGAACACCTACGTGTTGCTGAAGAGATATTTCGCTCGGTCGGCGAGACGGTCTTGGTTGATGAAACATTGATGGATGGCGTCACCGGCTTGTCGGCCAGCGGGCCGGCTTACGTGTATGTCGTCATCGAATCACTGGCTGAAGCCGGCGTCAAACTGGGCATTCCGCGTGATGTCTCGACGCTGCTGGCTGCGCAAACGATGCTGGGCGCGGCTCGCATGGTATTGGAATCGAAAGCCCACCCGGCTTTGCTGAAGGATATGGTGACGACGCCTGCCGGCTGTACGATTGATGGCTTGTTGGAATTGGAGGAAGGCAAACTGCGGGTGACGCTGATTAAAGCTGTGGTCAAAGCGGCTGAACGCGCCCGCGAGTTGGTCCTCACGCAAAATTCTAAATGA